The sequence below is a genomic window from Silene latifolia isolate original U9 population chromosome 7, ASM4854445v1, whole genome shotgun sequence.
tttgactgctataattacactttttaatatTACAGTTTCACTTATTTATATAGTCTCGTTGAAGTTATACTTGCTTTCCATAAGGTGTTTAtttttttatctagaattacacttttaaacTTAGTAAGTGTCACTATAATGTAACTTCAACCAGGAAAAAGATCAGAACTTCAGTATTCAAGGCTTTTACCTGGGCAGTACGTAACATCGTAATTCTTGTCCCTGCTTGCATCTCTTACAGTAGTCACCTCTAAAGAGTCGATTTCGGCAAAACCTCTACTCTTACATGTATCGATCGAATACTTGGCCTCCTCTTAGAACTCCTTAAAAACTTTATGAGTGTACACCTTTGCACCGTCAGCCTCAAGAGCCAAATGCGTATCCATTTTAGGAGAAGTGTGCTTGTCTTCGTTGTCAAGCTTCTTATGCGTACGCCGTTGTTGGTCCATAGCACTCTTAAAACGCAGCAAAAACTCAAGCAATGTACCTGATTTGCCCTCAAATATTTTAAAAACACTATTTTAACTCTCTGATCTTTGGGTCGTCCTCATAACAGCTCCCATCTCTAGGTCCCTGCAATGTGCCATTACCCACTGGTTCCTTTTCGAGAACATTTCTTTAAACCAGTCAATGTTATTGAGTCCATGTTCTTCGCCTATCTCTTCCCATCTGGCATCGAATTCTGCAGCTTCAATGTCCTCATCCCATATAATGGTATTTATTTTCCTTATAAATACAATATAATCTTCTCTTGTCACCCCATACTTAGTAGGCACTTttttcatgatatgccacatgcaaaatcggtgcCTCGCTTTCTTGAACACAAGTGGTACCGCTTTCAAAATGCCTGGATCCTGATCGGTAATAATATAATTAGGCTCCTTTCCACCCATTGCCACCAGGAAACGTTTCAAAACCCACCGAAAGGAATCGGCGTCCTCATATGTGCGACAAGGGCTGCACAGAATGTGACAGACCGCTTATGGTTATCCACCCCGGTAAACGGTGTGAAGGCCATATCATACTTGTTGGTTGTATACGTTGGATCGAACGACACACAATCCCCAAAAAGCGAGTAATTCCTTCTTGCAAAGACTGTCATTTCCCAAATAGCTCTACTCAAGCTACCGTCAGAGtcaacatcatagtcaaagaagaaccctTCCTTATTTACAGCCATTTCCTTAAAGTGATCTATGAACAATTGGCCATCCCGTTCATGAATGTAACATTTCACATTTttgtgaaagttcttaaaatcatttagGCTAGCtccaatgttctcaaaaccattTACGTGTTCTTTCAACATTTTGTATGTCTTCGTTGCTCCTATCTTCACTGTAAATGAATGATATACTTGTAAGGCATCAAAGATAGGAAACATCTTTATGATGCCCCAAATAAGTGtaataaaaaagtgtaattctaacaatcaaaagtgtaattctaaaaatcaaaagtgtaatttcaaagacaatataaataagtgtaattttaatagaacaaagtgtaattctaacaagaaaaagtgtaattccaaataagtgtaattgtaataaaaGGCTAACTAGATGTCACACCCTACAATTATAAAGGATAATGATTTTCGATAATCGGTTCAGATTGTATTTGAGTGTAAATGAATGATATACGTAAGTGTAATCAGAACATAAAAACTAAAATTTCAAAGACTATATAAATATGTGTGACTGCAatataaaaaagtgtaattctaacaatcaaaatgtaattttaacaatcaaaagtgtaatttcagcacaatataaataagtgtaattttaatagaacaaagtgtaattctaacaggcaaaagtgtaattccaaataAGTGTAATTATAATAAAAGGCTAACTAGATGACACACCCTACAATTATAAAGGATAATGATTTTCTGATAATCAGTTCAGTTGCATTTGAGCTGTAAATGAATGATATACGTCGTTGTAATCAGAACATAAAATCGAAATTGCAAAGACTATACAAATATGTGTGACTGCAatataaaaaagtgtaattctaacaatcaaaaatgtaattttaacaatcaaaagtgtaatttcggcacaatataaataagtgtaattttaatagaacaaagtgtaattctaacaggcaAAACTGTAATTCcaaataagtgtaattgtaataaaaGGCTAACTAGATGACACACCCTACAATTATAAAGGATAATGATTTTCTGATAATTAGTTCAGTTGCATTTGAGCTGTAAATGAATGATATACGTAAGTGTAACTATAACATAAAAACTGAAATTTCAGCACTATATAAATATGTGTGACTGCAATATaaaaaggtgtaattctaacaatcaaaagtgtaattttaacaatcaaaagtgtaatttcagcacaatataaataagtgtaattttaatagaacaaagtgtaattctaacaggcaAAAGTGTCACTTCAACCAGAGAGCCAAAGACTACCTCAAGCACTCACCCTATAATTATAAAGGATAATCATTTTGTGATAATTTGTTAAGTTGCATGACAGCTTCTGAAACTCTCTGTCCCAGGCTGATATGAGCTCATGGTTGTGTCCTGCATGAAAGCGATCAATGAATAACCccccattcttcataaatagtcTAATCCTCGCTTTGCATCCCACGCGCCTGACTTTGTGCTTTCGCACCCCATCTTGACGCCAACTTCTCTCTATTTCTTTTTTTATATTTGAACCCTTCTCGGTTGCAAACCAACAGCTTTGACTTGATTTCCCCGCCACGCCATCTTTTGGTCGTGTATTTCCGTACATCGAAACCGCAAGCAATTGCATAGATCTTATAGAATGTCACTGCTTCCTCGATTTCCAAAAATTCCTGCCCAATATATGGTGTAAACTTTTCTTCTACTACCCTGCAAAATTCCTCCTCATTTGGCTTTGTTTTGCTATTGTCCTAAGCAGTATCTGTCAATGGTTGAAACAATATTCTCCACAAGCTTCATCTTAGACAACAAatatgtaattttaataaagaaaGTTGTAATTTAAACAGAAGACAACAAAAAGTACAATTGTCATCCAGACCTAAAGTGTAAGTTAAACattagtgtaactttaacaaacaaaagtgtaaCTTCAGTGAATAAGAGTGTAATTCTAGTCGACAATGTTGTAATTCCAAATattagtgtaattttaacaataataagtgtaatttcagtgaataaaagtgtaatttcaacaaaGCATAATTTTAGTGCAAGGAAATGTAACTCTAGTCGACAATGGTGTAATTGCAAAGATTTGTGGCAAATTTAAAGGAATCAGCATATCAAACATTTATCTGATGACccaaataagtgtaactttaatcaagAAAATTGTAACTTCAGTAAATTAAAGTGTAACTTATCCATTTCTGCAATAGAATAGTTTTATCTTTTCCATGATGTAACTCTAATTTCAGAAACTTTAATTTTAACTGAAATATGTTTAATTACAAGTAACAAAAAGCGCATTTTCATACACACGTGTTGATATGTAAATTCCAGCGGGAAAAATGTAATATTTGAACCTAAAGTCAAACTTAAACCTATTACCAAAATACAAACAATTCACTCTTTTTAACTACATACTCATTAATGTCAAGAATTTTACACTGTACATGAATTAGGTTACAGCCCAAAACTTGCTCTACACTCTACAAAACTTGCTCTACAAAACTTGTTCATATGTATGTTCATTGTTTTCAAGTATTTCATTTTTAATATAGAGAGTTCAGATTTATAAAacataaacaaataaaagaattATTAGATGTTAATAATTACCATCGATCACTGTTACAATTTGCATGTCAGCCATTGTTGATGTTGGAGTACGCACTTTATCaggcttgttgttgttgttgactcaGGATCTTCGTGTACCTTTGATATGCTGAAAATGGTAGGATCAAAACAAATTACTTTATTTGCTACAAATTATGACCATGTAAGATTATCGCGAGATATCAAATTGTTGTTCTTGTTGGCaaattgttgttcttgttgaaacGGGATTTTAAATATTGTTGAAGCGCGGTTTTTAGGATGTTATCGCCATGAAAGAGAGGAAgaaatttgatgtttttttttgtgtattttaAATTTGGTGGTTGTTGCTGATATTGTGTTGAGGAAGTGTTATAGAAAGTACATGCATGTTGACAATAAACAGTGGGTAATAGCTTTGTCCCCTGACACAACTCCCTCTCTCATGCTAGCCCTATTTTCCTTTTTTTCCAACGCCTAATGACCCTATATTACACTCTTCATCCAGACGGTTCATTTACGAGATCCTATGGCtctaataaagacttagggactcaaatatTATGAAGGACTTATtagaacttgacactatatatatatatatatatatatatatatatatatatatatatatatatatatatatatatttatatatatttttattccaaaattctctctaaatattagtagtttattttagtttagtttagcttatattagtttgttacaacatttctattatcaagttcaagatttattccaagttatttccatttgcaattgttcttctattttccattcaaggtaattctatctttattttaattatgttattatttatcatttcatttagcattagtttagtttatattttcacaatgttAGAATAATTTACCCTTGTCTAGGGGATGAAGGAaaccatgcataaaaagtatttgtaacatgataaatTAGGACATTGTAGAATCACTAATAGTTTCTATAATATACTTGTGCTTTAATTATTAATCTTTGGTTAGTGGCCATAATCTTAGATTAAGTGTGTTAATTCGTTTCTTAAGTCGAGAGGTACGgtaaatgaattagactaagTATGTTTTAGTAGACGACTTAGCCATATCGAAAGATCGTTaggacccgttctatggttgGGACACTAATGCCGAGAGGTGGGTGTCTAATGACCTAAACAATTAGTTACCACTACCTTATCCGAGTTTAACATAAATCATTTataaatttgcatgtgtgacccgatttccctagataatcttttaattatattGTTTTCACATCTTTTATATTTTGTTTTACCTATAGTTTTTATATCAATTATCCAATCAATCTATAACCATATCTACTAAGATAAAATTCATctcataacaactaaataataacCACTGAGCTCTATGTGGAATTCGACCCCTTaatactacattaatttgttgtACGAAAgggtatttttgcataggtgtgcgatagcctatcaagaAGCTGCAAACTGGCCAAATGGCCTTCTCTGCGACAAAGGAATACCCACATCCTTTGGAAAAACACTGGTGGGCTGGTGCGGACGAATAGGAGTGTAAAAAGAGCGACCCAAGGCACCATACTCCGTACTAAACTGCCCAAACTCATCAGGGGTCACACCATAAAGGTGGAACACACGGCTATCGTCACCAAGTGTGGTGTAGTAGCTCGGAGAAACACCCGTGtattgccccccccccccccagcaAGAGTAACAGCCTCCATCTGCTCCCACAAACGCCGCTCAGTCAAAGCGGTGTTAATACCCTCATGGATCCTCACCTCCCTCGCAAGTAATGGGTCAAAATGATAACCATGGGAAGGAAAGGCTGTAGGAGGAGGAGGACGGGCCTGGTAAGAACCAGGCAAGTGAGTGGCAGGCTGACGACGTCTCCGACGCCCACCAGTAATAGCAGTCGTACTAGAACCAGGTAAAGTAACCAGAAGATCGTCTGGTATCAAATAAGTGACAGGGGGAGGTCTCAATCTAGCTATACTCTCCTCAAGAGGCGGAATGGCCGGCAACCGATCATTAGGCAAATGCATATAAGACTGACCACACACTCTCCAATAATGATCATTCCCACCCTGAATGTCAAGGTAAGAGATGTCATAGCGTATGTGGTCATCATCTACCAACGGCTCATGGTCATCCATCGGCTCATAGgggtcattcccctcaaaatcaCACAAAACTCTAGCAATTCTAGTAATAATGGCACTGTAATCTAAATCAGCATACTGCCCAATCATGCGGTCAAGGGCCTGGCAAATGAGGGCAAGGGGAGAAAACTGAAAAGTAGCTTCCTGAAACGGGTTGAGGTAGCTAGCTAATATCAAGACCTCCAAAGAAGAGGCCTTGCTCCTATCATGTCTCCCATAAAGCAAGTACCTCAGATACCGTAAGAAAAGCCGAAGACAAACATGTTGAACATCTAGTAAAGACATACTACTCACATCTGCGTCCGCAAAACCTGTAAACAGTTGAAAGAATCGGACCGCAGACAACCCAGTACCATTATACAAATCACCAGTGGTATGCTTATCAATCCTCAAAATCTCAGAAAGACGGTCAAAAGTCAAGGACCGTTCCTCATTAAACAACCTAAAACGGATAAGATGGTCCGCCGAGAAATAAGCATCGgaactcaagaactcaagggttaAGGCACGATATGATAGCTCGTGCAACAGAAAAAGGCCTTGCAACCCAATCTCGACAAACATACCAAACATAATCTCATCAATCTTACGAGTTCGCAAAATTTTGCGATCAACACATCTAGTAGGAAGCATAGCTTTGTTCATTAATGCCAAGAAGTTATCCCGCTGCTCTTTGTCACGAAATTCAATGAAAGGGAACTCGTCAATTGGTGATAAATCATCTTCCTCCTCGGAAGACATTACCACCTCCGGTGGAACAACGGGAGCGCGCCTCTCCCGTGGCCTTTTATTACCTTGTCCACTAGTCGACATACCTGCAAAAATACAAGTATACAATCACAAACCAATTTTATTGCAAAACAGTCCACGTTTTTTGGGGTATATAGGTCGAAAAAATCGATTTTAAGGCCGAAAATCACAAATAGACCATCTAAAAGGCAATGGAATTGCAATTATATGTCAATtagtgaagattccaagcataagaacacaatttctaaccaatttaatgcaaaaattGAACCCGGATTTGAataaccctaattcccaaattagcaaattaggcatttaattcaacaaataaagggctaataagcaaggaaatagcaattgtatatgaGCAATGGAAGATTGAAGGCAATAAACACAAGATTTGAGCACAAAAAAATCAGAATTTTCGGACCAAATAATGCATAAATCGGGACTTACTTGAGCAATAAAGGCAATGAGAATCAAAAATAAGCACAAAGGATTGATGTAGATTACTAACAAGCAACTAAACGCAAGTTTAAATGAAGatttgatgatgaaagtggagTATTTGAGAGAGAAAGGGGAAGAACAAGTAGAAAATTGCAAAGAAAAGTGACGGGAGGAAGAAAGATTAGGAAATAATAGAAGCAAATAAAAGAGAAACCCAGCCGGTTCAAAAACGTGGAACCCGGTTCAAGTTGGTGCCTTGATCGAGCttgggtggactcgatcgaggaaccaaaatcCTAACAGGTCAACTTTCATCCAAACTTGATTTTAATTACTCccttggtgcctcgatcgagccctgggtgcactcgatcgagcacgttggatcctcgatcgagcctacctgcactcgatcgaggaacctgctGCTGGCCTCCTTTTCTCGTTGATTTAATTCCTAAGTTTAATTTTCGTCATGTCCTGCACAAAAATTCTTTGAAGCATATAAAATGCTCTCCCTCACATCTCTCAAAACTAAAGAAAACACTAAAACTATAAAATGACAATTAAATTAAAATCCTAATTTATAGTAAAATATTTCAATTTCCGAgttgcctctcggtagcgctggtttaagcGATCCCGCATGACCGTATTACCTCATCAGTGAGAGGAATCAATGGCAAAGAGGTCAACGGCCTCTATTACCCCAATATGAGCACCTTCATAGTAGATTTTCAATCGTTGCCCGTTCACTTTGAAAGTCTCACCTTTGTTagtttgcagtgtaactgacccaaatttgttcacttcaacaacagtgaacggtccagaccatctactccttagcttacctgggaacaaacgcaaacgagagttaaataataATACCTTTTCACCGACATGAAATTCCCTTTGTAAAATATGCTTGTCATGACACTTCTTCGTTCGTTCTTTGTaaacttgagcactatcataggcatgcagtcgaaactcatcgagctcattcaactgcatcaatcttctctcattgaaatgctttcctccatcactaatcaccgcgcgaggtactccaaaccgtggaaagatgatcttctgaaacaacttaacaacagatttagcatcacaagtgggggtggcaattgcctccacccatttagaaacataatctacagctactaatatatattgattcccatgagaagtagggaatggcccttggtaatcaatgccccaaacatcaaaaatctccacctctgagattccagtttgaggcatctcatgtcttTGCGAAATATTACCTGTTCTCTGACACGCATCACAAGAACGAacaaaagtagtagcatctttcaagatagtaggccaataaaaacccgattgcattaccttagcaaatgtcctagaaggaccatgatgaccaccataagaagaagagtgacaatgagaaaggatggcacgtacctcaccctctggaatacatcgtctgtaaataccgtctgcgcactcccggaacaaatatggatcgtcccagaaataccgcttcacatcatgcataaatctcttcttctgctgataagacaaGTCAAGAGGAAGcatacctcctaccaaataattggcataatctgcaaaccatggagtgTTTGCAGCTACAGCTTGAAGATGGTCATCTGGAATAGAGTCATCAATGGGAAAAATCTCTCTTCCTACAAATCTCAATCTAGACAagtgatctgcaacaacattctcagcaccagacttgtcacgaatttctaaatcaaattcttgcaataataaaatccatctaataagtcgtggtttagcctcttgtttagttaaaagatattttaaagctgcatggtcagtatgaacaataactttagaaccaacaagataagctctaaatttgtctaaagaatagacaactgcaagaagctccttctccgtagtagcatagttgatctgcgcatcatcaagggtcttacttgcatagtaaatggcatgtaacaccttatCTTTTCTCTGCCCCGAAACAGCTCCAACTACATAGTCActggcgtcacacataatctcaaaaggaaggcttcAATCTGGAGATCGGATTatgggagctgagataagagcttgtttaatcctgtcaaagCACTTAACACACTCATCCGTAAACACAAAAGGTGAATCTTTATGAAGTAGCCGGGTTAGAGGTTGAGAAATTTTAGATAAATctttaataaagcggcgatagaatcctgtatgaccaagaaaactacgcacacttttaacattaaccgggtacgggagttgctcaattacctcaaccttagctttatccacttgaatacctttacctgacaccaaatgaccgtgtaccaccccttcagtaaccatgaagtggcacttctcccaattgagcacaagattgctctcctcaaagcgctgcaaaactttagtcaagtttctcaagcaaacatcaaagtcagtaccataaacactgaaatcatccataaagacttccataatagattatatgtaatcagaaaatatggccatcatacaccgctgaaaggtagctggggcgttacataaaccaaagggcatcctcctataagcaaatacatcATAAGGACATGTGAAAGAAGTCTTTTCCTTATCGTCGAGatgaatgggtatttgaaagaaaccggagtagccatctaggtaacagaaataactatggcatgctaatctctctaacatttggtcaatataAGGAAGTGTAAAATGGTCTTTCTTAGTAGCTGTGTTCAATTtcctataatcaatacacattctccaccctgtaacaagtctagtagaaACTAATTCATTTTTATCGTTCTTTACTACTGTGGTACCTCCCTTTTtgggtacaacttggacaggactgacccatttagaatcagatatagagaaaATAATGCCAGCATCgagtaatttctgtacctctttccttaccacctcctgcaatggaggatttagtcgtctctgaccctgtgcactaggcttgtggccttcttccaagtgaatacGATGCATACAAAAGTCAAGACTAATGCCCTGTAAGTCATCAATActatacccaatggcctttttatgagttctcaaaacaatcaacaaagcagatagttgacctccagttaggctagcattgacaattactGGGTTCATCTCACAGTCATCATGAAattcatatttaagatgagagggaagaggttttagttcaggtttctttaccttaGTTACCTTAGGTACGATACCCAAACTGTATACCTTTTGATgagggcattcctctccagttagaagcctctcaatctcatgaacttctggactccatgaacccgtctgagCAGCTGAATCTGAaaccagggcaatctccagaggatccctgtccaaacacatagggaggcactcatcaatagtaaagtcaacaacatctatactatgacaagtttcttctatcatgggatgttttaatgctttttctaagttaaaaataatggtatcatcccccacagctaaagttagtctcccttgcctaacatctataactgcccccgccgtgtgaaggaatggtctacctaagatgatagggatttggttatCCTCCgccatgtctaagacaacaaaatctacgggaatgaagaatttcccaattcgaacgggaacatcctccaacacccCCAATGGGTGTTTAACAGATCTATTAGCCATCTGCaaagtcatattagtaactgtcaactgacccatatttaatttcttgcaaatagaataaggcatgacactaacgctagctcctaaatcacaaagagctttactaatagcaagatgaccaatatgacaagggatagaaaaacttcctgggtCCTTTAACTTAGGTGGTGAATTAATTGGCAACATGGCgctgcacttctgagtgtaagcaatagtttccaccgcatcaaaggatcgtttccttgtcaaaatctccttcataaactttgcataagccggcacttgagtaattaactcagtaaaagggacacttacctgtaagttcttcacgacctccataaacttaccaaaCTACTTGTCCAGCTTAGATTTTTGTTGGcggtgaggaaaaggtagtgcaatagtaatgggctcggcttgcttggCTAGCTTTAGAATCAATTTTTGAAACACCGTCGGCTGCCagaaaggatcctcgatcgagccttggtagcactcgatcgagcacagaaGTTCCTCGATCAAGCCTACCTGCACTCGATCAAGGAACCTTGGCAGGTTTGTCTTTTTCGTTCTTTTCGCTTTTATCTTCAGCTcatgtttcaacttcgtcagctTCTTTTTCATCATCGCTAAGCTCCAAATTTCCCAATCCCTTATGATGCATATAAGGTACCTCATTATCATTAGTGGGAACTTCATCATCATGGCTTTGCAGCTCTGGATTTGCATATGTGGTACCACTCCTCAATTGAATGACATTAGCTTGCtcgtgagcttgtttaccttgaggaggaagacctccGACCTGTTTTAATGGATTTTGAATTGCCATCTGAGCCAcctgagtatccaacatcttattatggGCAATTAACTCAGAgattttgtaatactacggttttatgagtctttgggtactctatcgagtggggcttactctgtcgagtaagtatgttttggtatacgaaacagtgttctgtctgtagggtactcgatcgagtagccttggcactcgatcgagtaagcggcactcgatcgagtatgttacttactcgatcgagtaagttggttatcgggtaatattttgactggttttgttaataatgcaaaTTAGTATATATAATACGTCGTTATCTTtcataaacacttttataaaccttatacactcaaaaagagattgcaaactacgttgttctccccattcgcattattggcaaatcccggagctagagagatcggatttcgttgttctttgcatcatagtgatccttgcgtcaagggtaagatccatgtaccatttttatagcatttggttgactttgtttaaaccctaattttaggaattgggggtttttatgatttattgtgttgttagtaattgtatgattatgtattaggaggaggattcgtagaggagagattttgagacagctgctaagaTCGTCTGCTGTGTGTTTgaattccaggtagggttttccctactcagtattagttacatgatatgtgtggtgattgtgctgtagttagtgattgttgattgattcagacggttgtgactgtatattgttgattgattcagatttactgttgattttggtgttatggttattgtttatctgtctgtgttcttcggggtgcgtccctggctgagtggagtcacttgcgggagtggcttcacgcccatgattcgccttctgtggaacccgccatagaagggatgtgcacattaatggacttgggtttatcgctcgatggagatgagtggggcttaggtgggaacggctacggtcccccactggcggcgaggagtaacctgttgcaatgggtactGCGCGGGGCTACGagactttagtgtgtagtcgattatgaggagttgattatggagaccggggttg
It includes:
- the LOC141590320 gene encoding protein FAR-RED IMPAIRED RESPONSE 1-like, whose product is MGGKEPNYIITDQDPGILKAVPLVFKKARHRFCMWHIMKKVPTKYGVTREDYIVFIRKINTIIWDEDIEAAEFDARWEEIGEEHGLNNIDWFKEMFSKRNQWVMAHCRDLEMGASAMDQQRRTHKKLDNEDKHTSPKMDTHLALEADGAKVYTHKVFKEF
- the LOC141590321 gene encoding protein FAR1-RELATED SEQUENCE 5-like, producing the protein MFPIFDALQVYHSFTVKIGATKTYKMLKEHVNGFENIGASLNDFKNFHKNVKCYIHERDGQLFIDHFKEMAVNKEGFFFDYDVDSDGSLSRAIWEMTVFARRNYSLFGDCVSFDPTYTTNKYDMAFTPFTGVDNHKRSVTFCAALVAHMRTPIPFGGF